In Achromobacter xylosoxidans A8, a single window of DNA contains:
- a CDS encoding acetyl-CoA C-acetyltransferase has product MSDPIVIVSVARTPMGGMLGALSGLAAHELGSIAIKAAVERAGIKPEQVEEVIMGNVLQAGQGQAPARQAALGAGLPLGVACTTIHKVCGSGLKAAMFGHDLLAAGSANIVVAGGQESMSNAPYLLLKGRQGYRYGHNTVYDHMALDGLEDAYDKGKAMGVFAEDCASKYSFTREQQDAFSLESLRRARAASEDGSFKWEIAPVTVAGRKGDTVIDTDEAPTKAMPEKIPTLKPAFKKDGTVTAANSSSISDGAAAMVLMRASTAEKLGVKPLARIVAHSQHSQEPNWFTTAPVGALKNLFAKTGWKAEDVDLYEINEAFAVVTMAAMTDFKLPHDKVNIHGGATALGHPIGASGARLMATLVGALRKTGGKRGVATLCIGGGEAVAMAIEMI; this is encoded by the coding sequence ATGTCAGATCCCATCGTCATCGTTTCCGTTGCCCGCACGCCCATGGGCGGCATGCTGGGCGCCTTGTCCGGCCTGGCCGCGCACGAGCTGGGCTCGATCGCCATCAAGGCCGCCGTCGAACGCGCCGGCATCAAGCCCGAGCAAGTCGAAGAAGTCATCATGGGCAACGTGCTGCAGGCCGGCCAGGGCCAGGCCCCGGCGCGCCAGGCCGCGCTGGGCGCGGGCCTGCCGCTGGGCGTGGCTTGCACCACCATCCACAAAGTCTGCGGTTCGGGCCTGAAAGCCGCCATGTTCGGCCATGACCTGCTGGCCGCGGGCAGCGCCAACATCGTCGTCGCCGGCGGCCAGGAAAGCATGAGCAATGCTCCCTACCTGCTGCTCAAGGGCCGCCAGGGCTACCGCTACGGCCACAACACCGTGTATGACCACATGGCGCTGGACGGCCTGGAAGACGCCTACGACAAGGGCAAGGCCATGGGCGTGTTCGCCGAAGACTGCGCCTCCAAATATTCCTTCACCCGCGAACAGCAGGACGCGTTCTCGCTGGAATCGCTGCGCCGCGCCCGCGCCGCGTCCGAAGACGGCAGCTTCAAGTGGGAAATCGCCCCCGTGACGGTCGCCGGCCGCAAGGGCGACACGGTGATCGACACCGACGAGGCCCCCACCAAGGCCATGCCGGAAAAGATCCCCACCCTCAAGCCCGCCTTCAAAAAGGACGGCACCGTCACCGCCGCCAACTCCTCGTCGATCTCCGACGGCGCCGCCGCCATGGTGCTGATGCGCGCCTCCACCGCTGAAAAGCTAGGCGTAAAGCCGCTGGCCCGCATCGTCGCCCACAGCCAGCACTCGCAAGAGCCGAACTGGTTCACCACCGCCCCCGTGGGCGCGCTGAAGAACCTGTTCGCCAAGACCGGCTGGAAGGCCGAGGACGTGGACCTGTACGAAATCAATGAAGCCTTCGCGGTGGTCACCATGGCCGCCATGACCGACTTCAAGCTGCCGCATGACAAGGTCAACATCCACGGCGGCGCCACCGCCCTGGGCCATCCGATCGGCGCGTCCGGCGCCCGCCTGATGGCCACCCTGGTCGGCGCGCTGCGCAAGACCGGCGGCAAGCGCGGCGTGGCCACGCTGTGCATCGGCGGCGGCGAAGCCGTGGCAATGGCGATTGAAATGATCTGA
- the aceK gene encoding bifunctional isocitrate dehydrogenase kinase/phosphatase: MIRMSDVQHIEQAPAPGPAPLDVARLILAGFDRHYALFRYSAQRAKALFESGDWHGIQRLSRERIEYYDMRVRECATQLEGVLRGRPEGAVGANGSAAPTLSDEQTAFWQQIKQEFVGLLGEHRQPECAETFFNSVSCRILHRDYFHNAFLFVRPAIATDYLDSSIPSYRVYYPATDGLEKSLIRMVADFGLALPFEDLPRDTRLLARAAVKQLRATLPRHVGRRIASDCQIHALGSLFFRNKGAYIVGRLINQGTVYPFAVALMRNPAGQVVLDALLLGADDLSTLFSFTRAYFLVDMETPAAVVNFLSSLLPRKPKAELYTMIGLQKQGKTLFYRDFLHHLAHSRDAFDIAPGIKGMVMCVFTLPSYPYVFKLIKDRIDKDGMDHATVRRKYQMVKLHDRVGRMADTWEYSQVALPRARFAPALLEELRRLVPSLIEETGDTVVIRHVYIERRMTPLNIYLRQASDALLDPAVREYGDAIRQLAAANIFPGDMLYKNFGVTRLGRVVFYDYDEIQRMTEMNFRRIPPAPNEEAELASEPWYAIGPNDVFPEEFGRFLLGDPRVRGAFMRHHAELLEPDWWQACRTHVAQGRIEEFFPYDTDRRLRPECPPGDHAAS, from the coding sequence ATGATCCGCATGTCCGACGTCCAGCACATCGAACAGGCGCCCGCGCCGGGCCCTGCGCCGCTGGACGTCGCGCGGCTGATCCTGGCGGGCTTCGACCGCCACTACGCGCTATTCCGCTACAGCGCCCAGCGTGCCAAGGCGCTGTTCGAATCCGGCGACTGGCACGGCATCCAGCGCCTGTCGCGCGAGCGCATCGAGTACTACGACATGCGGGTGCGCGAATGCGCCACCCAGCTGGAAGGCGTGCTGCGCGGCCGCCCGGAAGGCGCGGTAGGCGCCAATGGCAGCGCAGCCCCCACCCTGAGCGACGAGCAAACCGCGTTCTGGCAGCAGATCAAGCAGGAGTTCGTCGGACTGCTGGGCGAGCACCGCCAGCCCGAATGCGCCGAGACCTTCTTCAACTCGGTCTCCTGCCGCATCCTGCACCGCGACTATTTCCACAACGCCTTCCTGTTCGTCCGTCCGGCCATCGCCACCGATTACCTGGACAGCAGCATCCCCTCGTACCGGGTGTACTACCCAGCCACCGACGGGCTGGAGAAAAGCCTGATCCGCATGGTGGCGGACTTCGGTCTGGCGCTGCCCTTTGAAGACCTGCCGCGCGACACGCGGCTGCTGGCGCGCGCCGCGGTCAAGCAACTGCGCGCGACACTGCCGCGCCACGTCGGCCGCCGCATCGCCAGCGACTGCCAGATCCACGCGCTGGGCTCGCTGTTCTTCCGCAACAAGGGCGCCTACATCGTCGGCCGCCTGATCAACCAGGGTACGGTGTATCCCTTCGCGGTGGCGCTGATGCGCAACCCGGCGGGCCAGGTCGTGCTGGACGCGCTGCTGCTGGGCGCGGACGACCTGAGCACGCTGTTCAGCTTCACCCGCGCCTACTTCCTGGTGGACATGGAAACGCCGGCCGCGGTGGTGAACTTCCTGTCCAGCCTGCTGCCGCGCAAGCCCAAGGCCGAGCTCTACACCATGATCGGCCTGCAGAAGCAGGGCAAGACGCTGTTCTACCGCGACTTCCTGCATCACCTGGCCCATTCGCGCGACGCCTTCGACATCGCCCCCGGCATCAAGGGCATGGTGATGTGCGTGTTCACGCTGCCGTCCTATCCCTACGTGTTCAAGCTCATCAAGGACCGCATCGACAAGGACGGCATGGACCATGCCACCGTGCGCCGCAAGTACCAGATGGTGAAGCTGCACGACCGCGTCGGCCGCATGGCCGACACCTGGGAATACTCGCAGGTGGCGCTGCCGCGCGCGCGCTTCGCGCCGGCCCTGCTGGAAGAACTGCGCCGGCTGGTACCCAGCCTGATAGAGGAAACCGGCGACACGGTGGTCATCCGCCATGTCTACATCGAACGGCGCATGACGCCCTTGAACATCTATCTGCGCCAGGCTTCGGACGCGCTGCTGGACCCGGCCGTGCGCGAATACGGGGATGCCATCCGCCAGCTGGCCGCGGCCAATATTTTCCCCGGGGACATGCTGTACAAGAACTTCGGCGTCACGCGCCTGGGCCGCGTCGTTTTCTACGATTACGACGAAATCCAGCGCATGACCGAAATGAATTTCCGGCGCATCCCGCCCGCCCCCAACGAAGAGGCGGAACTGGCGTCCGAACCCTGGTACGCCATTGGTCCGAATGATGTATTCCCCGAGGAATTCGGACGTTTCCTGCTGGGCGACCCGCGCGTGCGCGGCGCCTTCATGCGTCACCATGCCGAGCTGCTGGAACCGGACTGGTGGCAGGCCTGCCGCACCCATGTAGCGCAAGGCCGGATTGAAGAATTTTTCCCTTACGATACGGACAGACGCCTGCGTCCGGAATGCCCTCCAGGCGACCACGCGGCCTCGTAA
- a CDS encoding isovaleryl-CoA dehydrogenase: MNLPGLNFDLGEDLDMLRDAVRNFAQTEIAPRAAEVDRSDQFPMDLWRKFGELGVLGMTADEEYGGAKMGYLAHMIVMEEISRASASVGLSYGAHSNLCVNQINRNGTAAQKAKYLPKLISGEHVGALAMSEPGAGSDVVSMKLRADKKGDRYVLNGTKMWITNGPDADTLVVYAKTDPEAHQRGITAFLVEKGFKGFSVAQKLDKLGMRGSHTGELVFQDCEIPEENVLGQVNAGVKVLMSGLDYERAVLSGGPVGIMQAVMDVVVPYIHDRKQFGQAIGEFQLIQGKVADLYTTLQASRAFCYQVGKNLDRLGAEHVRQVRKDCAALILYTAEKATWMAGEGVQILGGNGYINEYPVGRLWRDAKLYEIGAGTSEIRRMLIGRELFNETA; the protein is encoded by the coding sequence ATGAACCTTCCCGGCCTGAACTTCGACCTGGGCGAAGATCTGGACATGCTGCGCGACGCGGTGCGCAATTTCGCGCAGACCGAGATCGCGCCGCGCGCCGCAGAAGTGGACCGCAGCGACCAGTTCCCCATGGACCTCTGGCGCAAATTCGGCGAGCTCGGCGTGCTGGGCATGACGGCCGACGAGGAATACGGCGGCGCAAAAATGGGCTATCTGGCCCACATGATCGTGATGGAGGAAATCTCCCGCGCCAGCGCCTCGGTCGGCCTGTCCTATGGCGCGCACTCCAACCTGTGCGTGAACCAGATCAATCGCAACGGCACGGCGGCCCAGAAGGCCAAGTACCTGCCCAAGCTGATTTCCGGCGAACACGTGGGCGCGCTGGCCATGAGCGAGCCGGGCGCCGGTTCCGACGTGGTCAGCATGAAGCTGCGCGCCGACAAGAAGGGCGACCGCTACGTGCTGAACGGCACCAAGATGTGGATCACCAACGGCCCCGACGCCGACACCCTGGTGGTCTACGCCAAGACCGACCCCGAAGCCCACCAGCGCGGCATCACCGCCTTCCTGGTCGAAAAGGGTTTCAAGGGCTTTTCCGTGGCGCAGAAGCTGGACAAGCTGGGCATGCGCGGCAGCCACACCGGCGAACTGGTGTTCCAGGACTGCGAAATCCCCGAAGAGAACGTGCTGGGCCAGGTCAACGCCGGCGTCAAGGTGCTGATGAGCGGCCTGGACTACGAACGCGCGGTGCTGTCCGGCGGCCCGGTGGGCATCATGCAGGCCGTGATGGACGTGGTCGTCCCCTATATCCATGACCGCAAGCAGTTCGGCCAGGCCATCGGCGAATTCCAACTCATCCAGGGCAAGGTCGCCGATCTGTACACCACGTTGCAGGCCAGCCGCGCCTTCTGCTACCAGGTCGGCAAGAACCTGGACCGCCTGGGCGCCGAGCACGTGCGCCAGGTACGCAAGGACTGCGCCGCGCTGATCCTGTACACCGCCGAAAAAGCCACCTGGATGGCGGGCGAGGGCGTGCAGATCCTGGGCGGCAACGGCTACATCAACGAATACCCGGTGGGCCGCCTGTGGCGCGACGCCAAGCTGTACGAGATCGGCGCCGGCACCAGCGAAATCCGCCGCATGCTGATCGGCCGCGAACTGTTCAACGAAACCGCCTGA
- a CDS encoding M20 aminoacylase family protein, whose protein sequence is MLELTNLDEIVALRRDIHMHPELCYEEHRTAKVVADTLRGWGIETHTGIAKTGVVGVIKRGASDRAIMLRADMDALPMQEENQFDHRSRHDGKMHGCGHDGHTAMLLAAARHLQAEGGFDGTVYLCFQPAEEGGAGGRAMIQDGLFERFPCEAVFGMHNWPGLAAGTFGVCAGPMMAAANGFKITVRGKGGHAAAPQDCSDPVPALFAIGQSLQTILTRSKRPLDAAVLSITQVQAGGSVINVIPNSAWLGGSVRAYSTDVVDLIERRMNEIAGNIAAAHGCEADVFFERRYPALVNTVAETEFCMEVMREVVGQDKALVIEPAMASEDFAFLLQEKPGCYVFLGNGDGEHRMAGHGLGPCMLHNASYDFNDSLIPAGASYWVRLAQRYLA, encoded by the coding sequence GTGCTCGAACTGACCAATCTGGACGAAATTGTGGCGCTGCGGCGCGACATCCACATGCATCCGGAGCTTTGCTACGAAGAGCACCGCACGGCCAAGGTGGTGGCGGACACGCTGCGCGGCTGGGGCATCGAGACCCACACCGGCATCGCCAAGACCGGGGTGGTCGGCGTGATCAAGCGCGGCGCGTCGGATCGCGCCATCATGCTGCGCGCCGACATGGATGCGCTGCCCATGCAGGAAGAGAACCAGTTCGACCATCGTTCGCGCCATGACGGCAAGATGCACGGCTGCGGGCACGACGGCCACACCGCCATGCTGCTGGCTGCCGCGCGCCACTTGCAGGCCGAGGGCGGCTTCGACGGCACGGTGTACCTGTGCTTCCAGCCAGCCGAGGAAGGCGGTGCCGGCGGCCGCGCCATGATCCAGGACGGCCTGTTCGAACGCTTTCCCTGCGAGGCTGTGTTCGGCATGCACAATTGGCCGGGGTTGGCCGCCGGGACCTTCGGCGTCTGTGCCGGCCCGATGATGGCGGCCGCCAACGGCTTCAAGATCACCGTGCGCGGCAAGGGCGGCCACGCCGCCGCGCCGCAGGATTGCAGCGATCCGGTGCCCGCGCTGTTCGCCATCGGCCAGTCCCTGCAGACCATCCTCACGCGCAGCAAGCGTCCGCTGGACGCCGCGGTGCTGTCGATCACCCAGGTGCAGGCCGGCGGCAGCGTGATCAACGTCATTCCCAATAGCGCCTGGCTGGGCGGCTCGGTGCGGGCCTACAGCACCGACGTGGTCGACCTGATCGAACGCCGCATGAACGAGATCGCCGGCAACATCGCGGCCGCGCACGGCTGCGAGGCCGACGTGTTCTTCGAGCGCCGCTACCCGGCGCTGGTGAACACCGTGGCCGAGACCGAGTTCTGCATGGAAGTCATGCGCGAGGTGGTGGGCCAGGACAAGGCATTGGTGATCGAGCCGGCCATGGCTTCCGAGGATTTTGCCTTCCTGCTGCAGGAAAAGCCTGGCTGCTACGTGTTCCTGGGCAACGGCGACGGCGAGCACCGCATGGCGGGCCATGGCCTGGGGCCTTGCATGCTGCACAACGCCAGCTATGACTTCAACGATTCCCTGATTCCGGCTGGCGCGTCGTACTGGGTACGCCTGGCGCAACGCTATCTGGCCTGA
- a CDS encoding Bug family tripartite tricarboxylate transporter substrate binding protein yields MKKKTLLIKAAGAALAIMASGAMAQSWPAKPVTLVVPYTAGGSADAIGRRLGDVLRKESNVTVIVENKPGAGASVGTDFVARAQPDGTTLLLASTSPLTIFPHLAKTNYDPMKDLTPVASVAVAPVAIVATKALPVKDFAGLIDYAKSHPDGVRYGTPGQGTVAHIGMSAVTAQTGTKMLHVPYRGNSQALTDGLGGVVELLVVNSDVVLPHVANGALKPLAVMAPERLAAWPDVPTMAELKMPQAQYYSNFGVFAPANLPATVAQPLQAALAKAVASAEFQDLLAKSYLQPGTAVGDAFAKQVQAEFANNARVIKEGNIKAE; encoded by the coding sequence ATGAAAAAGAAGACATTGCTGATCAAGGCCGCGGGGGCGGCCTTGGCAATCATGGCCAGCGGCGCAATGGCGCAGAGCTGGCCGGCCAAGCCCGTCACGCTGGTGGTGCCCTACACCGCCGGCGGCAGCGCCGACGCGATCGGACGCCGCCTGGGCGACGTGCTGCGCAAGGAAAGCAACGTAACCGTGATCGTCGAGAACAAGCCGGGCGCGGGCGCGTCCGTAGGCACCGACTTCGTGGCGCGCGCGCAGCCGGATGGCACCACCTTGCTGCTGGCCTCCACCAGCCCGCTGACGATCTTCCCGCATTTGGCCAAGACCAACTACGACCCGATGAAGGACCTGACGCCGGTGGCCAGCGTGGCCGTGGCGCCCGTCGCCATCGTCGCCACCAAGGCGCTGCCGGTGAAGGACTTCGCCGGCCTGATCGACTATGCCAAGTCGCACCCGGACGGCGTGCGCTACGGCACGCCGGGCCAGGGCACCGTGGCCCACATCGGCATGTCGGCCGTCACGGCCCAGACCGGCACCAAGATGTTGCACGTGCCCTACCGCGGCAACAGCCAGGCGCTGACCGACGGCCTGGGCGGCGTGGTCGAACTGCTGGTGGTCAACAGCGATGTGGTGCTGCCGCACGTTGCCAACGGCGCGCTCAAGCCCCTGGCCGTGATGGCGCCCGAACGCCTGGCCGCCTGGCCGGACGTGCCCACCATGGCCGAGCTGAAGATGCCGCAGGCGCAGTACTACTCGAACTTCGGCGTGTTCGCGCCCGCCAATCTGCCGGCCACGGTTGCGCAGCCGCTACAGGCCGCCTTGGCCAAGGCCGTCGCCAGCGCCGAGTTCCAGGACTTGCTGGCCAAGTCCTACCTGCAGCCGGGCACGGCCGTGGGTGACGCGTTCGCCAAGCAGGTGCAAGCGGAATTCGCGAACAATGCGCGGGTCATCAAGGAAGGCAATATCAAGGCTGAGTAA
- a CDS encoding YnfA family protein, translating into MGALQTLALFILTALAEIIGCYLPYLWLRKGHSIWLLAPAAASLALFAWLLTLHPTASGRVYAAYGGVYIGMALLWLWAVDGVRPSTSDWLGVGLCLAGMLVIMFGPRSA; encoded by the coding sequence GTGGGCGCTTTGCAAACCCTTGCGCTGTTCATCCTGACGGCGCTGGCCGAGATCATCGGCTGCTATCTTCCTTACCTGTGGCTGCGCAAGGGCCACTCCATCTGGCTGCTCGCGCCCGCGGCGGCCAGCCTGGCGCTGTTTGCCTGGCTGCTGACGCTGCACCCCACGGCTTCGGGCCGCGTCTATGCGGCGTATGGCGGCGTGTACATCGGCATGGCGCTGCTGTGGCTGTGGGCCGTGGACGGCGTGCGCCCCAGCACGAGCGACTGGCTGGGCGTGGGCCTGTGCCTGGCTGGCATGCTGGTCATCATGTTCGGACCGCGCAGCGCGTAG
- a CDS encoding MerR family transcriptional regulator has protein sequence MSPSTWTISELSREFDVTPRTIRFYEDQGIVSPAREGRNRIFGPRDRTRLKLALRGKRLGLQLSEILTLIDMYDGPGDTEVQLRQYLSVLEQHRSTLEQQRRDIEDTLHEISQQEQQCRDLLAQKP, from the coding sequence ATGTCCCCGTCAACCTGGACTATCTCAGAGCTCTCCCGCGAGTTCGACGTCACGCCCCGCACGATCCGCTTCTATGAAGACCAGGGGATCGTCAGCCCGGCGCGCGAAGGGCGCAACCGCATCTTCGGGCCGCGCGACCGCACGCGCCTGAAGCTGGCCCTGCGCGGCAAGCGCCTGGGCCTGCAATTGTCCGAGATCCTGACCCTGATCGACATGTATGACGGGCCGGGCGACACCGAGGTCCAGCTGCGCCAATACTTGAGCGTACTGGAACAGCACCGCAGCACCCTGGAACAGCAGCGCCGCGACATCGAGGATACCCTGCACGAAATTTCGCAGCAGGAACAGCAATGCCGCGATCTGCTCGCGCAGAAGCCCTAG